From Desmodus rotundus isolate HL8 chromosome 12, HLdesRot8A.1, whole genome shotgun sequence, one genomic window encodes:
- the KCNA7 gene encoding potassium voltage-gated channel subfamily A member 7: MEPRCPPPCGCCERLVLNVAGLRFETRARTLSRFPDTLLGDPARRSRFYDGARREYFFDRHRPSFDAVLYYYQSGGRLRRPAHVPLDVFLEEVAFYGLGAAALARLREDEGCPVPPERPLPSRAFARQLWLLFEFPESSQAARVLAVVSVLVILVSIVVFCLETLPDFRDDRDKPLASVAAAGPLPGRLNGSSPVPGPPARMPFDDPFFVVETLCICWFSFELLVRLLVCPSKTVFFKNVMNLIDFVAILPYFVALGTELARQRDVGQPAMSLAILRVIRLVRVFRIFKLSRHSKGLQILGQTLRASMRELGLLIFFLFIGVVLFSSAVYFAEVDREDSYFTSIPESFWWAVVTMTTVGYGDMAPVTVGGKIVGSLCAIAGVLTISLPVPVIVSNFSYFYHRETEGEEAGMYSHVDTQPCGPLEGKVNGGLVDAEVPELAPPLWPSPGKHMVTEV; the protein is encoded by the exons ATGGAGCCGCGGTGCCCGCCGCCGTGCGGCTGCTGCGAGCGGCTGGTCCTCAATGTGGCCGGGTTGCGCTTCGAGACGCGGGCGCGCACCCTGAGCCGCTTCCCAGACACGCTGCTCGGCGACCCGGCGCGCCGCAGCCGCTTCTACGACGGCGCGCGCCGCGAATACTTCTTCGACCGGCATCGGCCCAGCTTCGACGCCGTGCTCTACTACTACCAgtccggcggccggcttcggcggCCGGCGCACGTGCCGCTCGAcgtcttcctggaggaggtggccttcTACGGGCTGGGCGCGGCGGCGCTGGCGCGCCTGCGCGAGGACGAGGGCTGCCCGGTGCCGCCGGAGCGGCCCCTGCCCAGCCGCGCCTTCGCGCGCCAGCTCTGGCTGCTCTTCGAGTTCCCCGAGAGCTCGCAGGCCGCGCGCGTGCTCGCCGTCGTCTCTGTGCTCGTCATCCTCGTCTCCATTGTCGTCTTCTGTCTCGAGACGCTGCCCGATTTCCGCGACGACCGCGACAAGCCGCTAGCCTCGGTGGCTGCTGCGGGACCG CTCCCCGGTCGGCTGAATGGCTCGAGCCCCGTACCTGGACCCCCAGCTCGCATGCCCTTCGACGACCCGTTTTTCGTGGTGGAGACGCTGTGCATCTGTTGGTTCTCCTTCGAGCTGCTGGTGCGTCTGCTGGTTTGCCCCAGCAAGACAGTCTTCTTCAAGAATGTGATGAACCTCATTGATTTCGTGGCCATTTTGCCCTACTTTGTGGCTCTGGGCACCGAGCTGGCCCGGCAGCGGGACGTGGGGCAGCCCGCCATGTCACTGGCCATCCTGCGAGTCATCCGCCTGGTGCGCGTCTTCCGCATCTTCAAGCTGTCCCGGCACTCAAAGGGCCTGCAGATCTTGGGCCAGACACTCCGGGCCTCCATGCGTGAGCTGGGCCtcctcatcttcttcctcttcatcgGTGTGGTCCTCTTCTCCAGCGCCGTCTACTTTGCCGAGGTCGACCGGGAAGACTCCTATTTCACCAGCATCCCTGAGTCCTTCTGGTGGGCAGTGGTCACCATGACCACCGTGGGCTATGGAGACATGGCGCCTGTCACCGTGGGCGGCAAGATCGTGGGCTCTCTGTGCGCCATCGCTGGCGTGCTGACCATTTCCCTGCCCGTGCCGGTCATTGTTTCCAACTTCAGCTACTTTTACCACCGAGAGACAGAGGGCGAGGAGGCCGGGATGTACAGCCATGTGGACACGCAGCCCTGTGGCCCGCTGGAGGGCAAGGTCAACGGGGGATTGGTGGATGCAGAGGTGCCTGAGCTAGCACCTCCACTCTGGCCATCCCCCGGAAAACACATGGTCACTGAAGTGTGA